Below is a genomic region from Candidatus Babeliales bacterium.
GTTACCAATGTAGTTGCGCCTGATATTTTTATTGGTAAAAATATTGAAGAATTAAATTTTTTTATCAACTATAACATTTATTGTATTGGTAAAAAAGAAGAAGAAAAAATTATAGCCATTGGTCCCGATTATATTATCAAAGAACTTGATAAACTCATTTTTGCTGGACCAAATAAAAGTTTGGAAAAACTAGCGAAATTATAAAAAAGGGACAAAATGAAGCAAAAAAAGGTTATTATTATTGGTGCTTCTTCTGGTATGGGCCGAGAGCTTGCTAAAATCATGGCTACTAACGGATACACTGTTGGTATAGCTGCGCCACAAGAAAACCTTCTTACATCTCTTCAGCAGGAAATAAGTGTAAAAACTTACAAATCTATTATTGATGTATCTAATGACAATGCTCAAAGCAAACTTTTAGAATTAATTAATGAAATGAATGGTGTCGATATTATGATAATTTGTGCTGGCATTGGGGATCGAAATCCAGCGCTAGATTTTGCTATTGATAAAAAAACAATTGATGTTAATGTTACTGGTTTTTGCAGGATGGTAACAGCGAGTATGCATTATTTTATTCAACAAAATAGTGGACATCTCGCGGTAATTTCTTCTATTGCAGGCATTCGTGGTAATGATGCCGCACCTGCATATAATGCATCAAAAGCTTTTATTTCAAACTACCTGCAAGGATTAAGAAAAAAAATTGCTCGCGAAAAACTTACAATTACTGTCACTGACATTAAACCAGGATTTGTTGATACCGCTATGGCACATACT
It encodes:
- a CDS encoding SDR family NAD(P)-dependent oxidoreductase produces the protein MKQKKVIIIGASSGMGRELAKIMATNGYTVGIAAPQENLLTSLQQEISVKTYKSIIDVSNDNAQSKLLELINEMNGVDIMIICAGIGDRNPALDFAIDKKTIDVNVTGFCRMVTASMHYFIQQNSGHLAVISSIAGIRGNDAAPAYNASKAFISNYLQGLRKKIAREKLTITVTDIKPGFVDTAMAHTYRKPFWMISAHRAAHYIFDGIEQKKKIVYVSPIWRIVAWALYIAPDWIYNKID